The Corallococcus silvisoli genome contains the following window.
CGTGCGACCCGCGCCTGTTGCGCCGTGTCCAGGTCTCCGCCCTGTTGCACCAGCATGAGGTCCGGGTGCCGTGCGCGCAGCGCCGCGAAGACGTCGAAGAGCACGTCCAGGCGCTTGCGGCGGATGGCGCTTCCGACATGCAGCAGGTACGGGCGTCCGTGAAGCGGCGCGAGCACCGCGTCGCTGGCGTCTCCGGGAACAGGGGCCGGCCGGTACTCTGGTGACACGCCGTACGGAGCCCACACCAGCCGCTCGGGAGGCACCACGCTGTGCGCGAGCAGCTCCTCCCGCACCTGCTGCGTGCCGTGGAAGACGATGGCCGCGCGCTCCAGCCCCTTGAGCGTGGTGCGCGCCATCAGGCGGAACCACGCCGACCGTGGTTCGCGGTGGGGTTCCAGGACGGAGCGGAAGGCATCCAGGTCATGGCAGAAGACGCCGGTGCGGTCCGCTGGCAGCGCGTGGACGAGCTGCGCGTAGGTGTGGTCCACGACGTGGAACGCATCAGGGCCCCGGCGCTCTCGCAGCAGGCGCGTGGGGTAGAGGCCGAAGCGTGTGAGCAGCCGGTCCCCGTTGAAGGCGGCCTTGCGGCTGCCCACGCGGGGCAGTCCTCGCAGGACGCGAGGGATGGACGGCCGCACACGGGCGACGTCGACCTCGGCGGGAAAGGCCGTCAGCCCTTCCGCGAGCGCTTCGCCCACCAGGTCCATGCTGGGCCAGCCCTCCTCGCGCGGATCCATCAGGACCTTCAGTCGCAAGGCACTCACGGGCTGTCCCTGAACACAGGAGGGGCCTGACGCAGCAGATGCGCCACCGTGTGCTCCAGGGCGAAGTGCTCACGGTAGACGCGGCCCGCCCGCTCACCCAGGGCCCGGCGCTCCTCACCGTGCCCCAGCAGGTGCTCCACGAGCTCCAACAACGCACCGGGGGATGCGTCGTCCGCGAGCGCCACGGGGCGCAGCTCACGCCACAGCGGTTCGGTCAGGTGTCCGGTGTGGGTGACGATGGGGAGGCCCAGGCCCAGGCCTCCCATCGCGCTGCTGCGCCGCGCGCTGACGCCATCCGGGTACGGCTGCAACAACACCTCCGCCGCGCTCAGGTGCGCGGCGACGTCCTCCGGTGACAGGCCGTCCCTCGCGTGGAGCCTGCGGGCCAGCGCGGGATGCCTCCGCGCGATGGTGCCGCACCAGCCCTGGCTGCCCCGGCCCAGCAGCAGCGCCTGTCGCCGTTCATCGCGCTGCAACAACGGGACGAGCACCGCCTCCAGTGGCTTCGCGATGGCCGCGCCATAGGTGCCGAAGTGCGCCACGCACGGTGTCCCCCCCAACGCCTCGCGCACCGCTCGCACGGCCTCCCGCGAGACCTCGAGGGGCAGGGGACTGGCGATGGGACACCACCGGGCTCGCGTGCGCAGCGGCTCCGGAAGATGCTCCGCCCACGCGGGGATGGAGACGTAGGCGCGCCCCACGCCATGCGCCAGCGTGCGCAACATGACGCGTGTGACGCCCGCGAGCACCTGATGCCGCCACGGCGCACCCGCGCTCCATGGGTACACCGCTTCGTGGAGGAACAGCTCGCGCTCGTCCTGCCGCCTCGCCGCGAACCACGCGCAGAACGGCACGTTCATCGCCTTCCAGCCGAACGCATGCGGTACGTACTGGAGCAAGAGCCTCCGGGGGCCCGGATACGCATCCAGCTCCCGTGTCAGGCGCGGCAAGCCCAGCGGCGTGAAGAGGCCGGGCCAGCGGTGCACCGTGACGCCCTGCTCCTCCGTGACGGCCTCGGTCCCCGGGGTCCACACCCGCACCGTCTCCCCCGCCTTCACCAGCGCCTGGGCGATGCTCCTCGAATGGTCGGAGACTCCGCCGGGCGCGGGCGGATACTCGCCGGTCAGCAGGTGCCACGTCGGGGCCGCGGGACGGCTCACGGCGGCGCCCGCCTCGCGCGCACCTGCTGGACGAGGCCGCGCAGCTCCCCCAGCAGCGACAGGCCGCGCCGCGTGGCTTCGCGCGCGAGCACCAGCGCGGTCAGCACGCCCGCCGCCACCAGCGCCTGCACCAGCAGGCCATCCTCTCCCATCGCGAGCCGGGAGAGCCCCAGCGCCAGCGCGAGCAGCGCGCCCACCGTGAGGAACGGCTCCATCACCTCGAACTCGAGCCGCGACAGGCTCGGGTTGCGTCGCGCCACCAGCCGCGCCGTCACCCACAGCTCGGTGAGCGTGATGACCGTCGCGCTCACCCCGACGCCGACGATGCCCCACCGCATCACCGCGAGCGCCCCCAGGGCGAAGCGCGCGAGGCTGGCGGCGGTGGCGACGTACATCCGCTCCCGCGCGTGTCCGCTGGCGTGCTGTTGCGAGTGCAGCAGGCCCTGCACCGCCTGCATCGAGGCCTCGATGGTGAACCACTGCACCAGCGTGGACGCGAGGCTCCAGCGCGCTCCGAAGACCACCGGGATGAAGGGCGGCAGCGCGATGACACCGAAGGGGATGGCCAGGCACAGGACCGCGCTGACGCGCCGGATGGACGTGCGCAGGTACTCCGCCAGCGCGACCGGATCCTGCTGCATGCGGCTGTAGGCCGGATACGCGACGCGCGTGAGGACGCTGCTCAGCGCCAGCGGCACGGAGGCCAGGGCGCTCGCCCAGTTCACCAGCCCCACCGCGTCCTTGCCCTCCATGCGCCCCACCACGAGCGGAATCCAACCCTGGAGCGCGGCGGGGATGATGCCGGTGAGCTGGAACCAGATGCCGAAGGCGAGCAGCCGCTTCACGATGTCCCACCGGAACGCGCCCCTCGGCCTCCAGCCCGCCGCCGCCCAGAGCATCAACATGCCCAGGCCGCCTCGCACCAGCCCTCCGCCGATGAGCGACCACGCGCCGCAGTGCAACCACGCCAGCAGGATGGTGGCCGCCGTCTGCGCGATGCCCTCGATGAGCTCGATGCGCGCGAGCTTGGGGAAGTGGAGCTGACGCTCCAGCACCATGATGGGAATCACTCGCAGCGAGTGGAAGAACAACCCCAGCGCCATCACGCTCACCATCGACGCGCCCGAAGGGCCCAGGTCGTACGAGCGCGACAGCCACGGCGCGAGCAACAAGAGCACGCCCACGATGAGGACGGTGAACGCCTGGTGGCTCCAGAACGCGGTGCTGATCTCATCTTGGGTGGGCTCGTGCTGCTGGCGCACCAGCGAGGCGCTGAGGCCCAGGTCCCCCAGGAACGCGCCCATCGCGGCGGTGAAGGCGACGATGGCGAACGCGCCGTAGTCCCCCGGGAACAGCAGGTGCGACAGGGCGAGCGAACTCACCACGCGCAGCCCCAGGGAGCCGAGCGTCCGCAGGCCCAGCGCGATGATGGAGCGCTGGGCGCGGACCTTCACGTCCGACGTGCCCAGCTCCGGTGCGTCGGGCGTGGAGGTGGGACGGCTGCTCATGGGAAGGCGGGGCGCTCCACGAAGGGGACTGGCGCTCAAGCCTATATGCGCCCTTGCTTCCGGCGAACAAGGGCCGGAGGAGGAGGGCGCGCGGTTCTCCTCCGAGGCGGAAGGGCCCGGATGCAGCCCCGGGGAGCGGGCGAGCGGCCCCGGGGGTTCCCGGCACGGCGGCCCCTGCGGGAACGCCACTGCGCAGATTGTGCCGCGTGCGGCCACCAGTGCGCCGCGAACCAGGGGGCGCGACATGGCCGACGCTTCAGCGAAGAACGGGCACGGAGCCACGAACGGGACACCGAAGGACGCGGCTCGCGCATGGGGAGGCATCGACCTGGGCGGCACCAAGATTGAAGCCGTCGTCGTGGACGCGAGCGGCGAGGTGCTGGGCCGGGCCCGCCACCTGACTCCCGCCGAGGGCGGCCCGGACGTGATCGTGAAGGAACTCTACGGCACGCTGGGCGAAGCGGCGAAGACGGCGGGCATCGAGCCCGCGAAGCTCGCCGGGGTGGGCGTGGGCGCTCCAGGCGCGGTGGATGCCAACAGCGGCACGCTCGCGCACACGGCCAACGTGGCGGGGGGGTGGGAGGCGCCGTATCCGCTCGCCTCGGACCTGGGCGACCTCGTGGGCGGCAAGGTGGTGCTGGGCAACGACGTGCAGGTCGCGGTCGCCGCCGAGTACAAGCTGGGCGCGGGGCGCGACTACCGCTCACTGCTGGGCGTGTGGTGGGGCACGGGCGTTGGCGGCGGGCTGGTGCTCAATGGCGTGCCATGGCGGGGGCAGGGGGCCGCCGGTGAGATTGGCCACATGGTGGTGAAGCCCAACGGCGCGCGCTGTGGCTGCGGCCGGCGCGGCTGCATGGAGGCCTACGCGGGCCGGGCGTCCATGGAGCGCAAGGCGCGCAGCGCGGCGAGGAAAGGGGAGAAGACGGTCCTGTTCGACATCATGCGCGAGAAGCACCGCACGCGCCTGTCGAGCGGCGTGTGGGCGCGGGCGCTGAAGGAGAAGGATCCGCTGGCGACGCGGCTCATCGACCGGGCCATCGAGATGCTGGGCGCGACGCTCGCGTCCGTCATCAACCTGCTGGACCTGGAGGCCATCGTCATCGGAGGCGGGCTGGGGTCCCGGCTGGGGCCGGCCTACCTGGGCCGCATCCAGGACGCCATGTACCCGCACCTGTTCATCACGGAGCGCAGGCCCGCGATGCATGTGTCGACGCTGGGGGACTTGTCCGGCGCCATTGGCGCGGCGCTGCTCGCGGGCCCGCAGATGTGAGGAGCGCCTGCTATGAAGCGCGCGCATGCGCGTGCTCCTGGCCATCCACCACCCGCTGTCCCAGGACCTGGGTGCGCCCGGCGTGACGCTCGCGCTGGGCCGGGCGCTCCAGGCCCGGGGCTGCACCGTGGACTACTACAGCTACGGCGAGGCCTTCCCCGGGGAGCGGCACCACTCCGCGCTCCACAACCTCCGCTTCCCGTGGATCCTCTCCGCGCACCTCGCCCGCGCCGCAAGGAACTACGACGTGCTCGACGTCACCACCGGCGACGCCTGGCCCTGGGCCCGCGCGGGCCGCCCCGGCGCCGCCGCGCGCCACGCGCTGGTGACGCGCAGCCACGGCCTGGAGCACACCGTCTCCGAACAGCTCCGCGCCGACGCGCGCGAGGGCAAGGCGCGCCTGAGCTGGAAGTACCCGCTGTACCACGGGGGCTTCCGCCTCTGGGAAGTGGCGCAGACGCTGCGCCTCGCGGACCGCTCCGTGCTCCTCAACGAAGCGGATGCCGCCTACGCGCGTGAACGGCTGCGCGTCCCCGCGCCGAAGCTGAGCCTCATCCCCCACGGCCTCGCGGAGGCCTTCCACGGACTGCCCGCGCCCGCGCCACCTCCGGACGGACCGCTGCGCCTCGCGACCGTGGGCACCTTCATCCAGCGCAAGGGACGCGAGGACGTCATCGCCGCCGCGAGCCGGCTGCACGCCTGGGGGCTCGACTTCACCCTGACCCTGTACGGCACCGGCACCCCCGAAGCGGAGGTCCGCGCCGCCTTCCCCGCGCCCCTCCAGCCGCGCCTGCGCGTGGTGCCGCACTACGCCCACGCGACGCTGCCCGGCCTGCTCGCGCGGGAGGAGGTGCTGCTCTTCCCCAGTCACGCGGAGGGCTACGGCATGGCGCTGGTGGAGGCCATGGCCTCCGGGCTCGTGCCCGTCTCCACCCCCGTGGGCGTGGCGCCCTCCGTCGTGCACCCCGGCCGCACGGGCTTCCTCGTCCCCATCGGGGACGTGGACGCCCTGGTGCACGCGGTGCGCACGCTCGCGCGGGACACGGCCCTGCGACAGGCGCTGCGCCGCGCGGCCCAGGCTCAAGTCCAGGGACTCACCTGGCCCGACATCGCCACCCGCACCCTGTCGCTTTACGAAGAAGTCCTGCGTGTCGGCTCTCTTGGAAGCAGGTAGGCAGGCGAGTCGTTCCGCACCTGCGCCGCCGGGACGTTGACGCGTTGCATAGAGGGCCGTCACGATGTGGGGTGGACGTTCTCCCCGCATGATCACCTTCTTCGTCGCCTTCCTCGTATCGCTCGTCGTGGCGCTGGCGCTCACGTGGGGCGTGCGTGAGCGCGCGTTGGCGTGGGGCTGGTTGGATCAGGCGAACTCCAGCCGCAAGGTGCACGTGCGGCCCATCCCCCGGTTGGGCGGGATTGGCATCGTGGGGGGCTTCTTCGCGCCGCTGTGCGCGTTGTTCCTGGTGGATTCGGGCGTGGGGGACCAGTTCGTCTCGCAGACGGCGCTCATCGTGGGGCTCTTCGTCGGCGGCGGCATCATCGCGGCGCTGGGCCTCTACGACGACCTCAAGGGGGCGGGCGCGAAGCTGAAGTTCTCCGTGCAGTTCGCGGTGGCGCTGGGCCTCTACGCGCTGGGGTTCCGCATCGAGGTGCTGGCCAACCCGTTCGGCGCGGAGCTGACGCTGGGGCTGCTCAGCCTGCCCCTGACGCTGCTGTGGGTGGTGGGCGTCATCAACGCGCTCAACCTCATCGACGGGTTGGACGGGCTGGCGGGCGGGGTCGCGTTCTTCGGGGTGGGCACCCACTTCCTGCTCGCGCTGATGCGCGGGGACGTGCTGCTGTGCCTGCTGATGGCCGCGCTCGCGGGCGCCATCCTTGGGTTCCTGGTGTTCAACTTCAACCCGGCCTCCATCTTCATGGGGGACACGGGCAGCATGTTCCTGGGCTTCGTGCTCGCGGCGGTGTCCATCAAGACGTCGTCGAAGAGCGGCACCGCGGTGGCGTTGCTCGTGCCGGTGATGGCGCTGGGCCTGCCCATCATGGACACGCTGCTGGCCATGGTGCGCCGCTCGCTGCTGGGCAGACCGATGTTCAGCGCGGACAAGGAGCACATCCACCACCGGCTGATGAGCCGCCTGCTGCTCTCCCACCGCACCACCGTGCTGGTGCTCTACGCGCTGTGCACGCTCTTCATGCTCACCGCGCTGGGGCTCCACTTCGCCAACAGCACGCAGAGCGCGCTGCTGCTCTGCGGCATGGGCGTCGTCATCGTGGTGCTGATGCGCAAGCTGGGCTACCTGGACATGCGCCACGTGGGCGCCGTCCAGCAGACGCGCCAGCACAACCACGAGCTGCGCACGCTGGTGCGCTCCGTCACCGCCGCGGTGCGCGCGGCCGGTTCGTTCCAGGAGGTGTGGAACGCCGTGCGCCCGCTGTCCGGCGGCATGTCCACGTCCCAGGTGGAGCTGCGCCTGCGCCGCCCGCATGAGGAGCCGGGCGGAGGCGTCATCTTCGAGTCGAAGGATCCCGCGGCCGGCTCCGCCGCCGCGCTGGAGGTGCGCATCGACGTGAAGGACGGAGAGGCGCTGCTCGGCGTCCTGCGCCTGGTCTGGCGCGACGGGCGCTCCACCATCGACCGGGACGAGGAGCTGGCGCTGGAGGTGCTCGCGGACGTGGTGGCCGAACGCGCCGGGCAGCTGGTGGCCCTGGAGGCCGCCGAGCCCGGGCGCATCATCGCGCTGCGGCGGTGAGCGCATGACGACCTCCGTGGCCCTGTTGTCCTTGCTCCAGGCCTGGCCGGCGGCGCCCGCCGCCCCCGCGCCCACGGAGGCCGGTGCCTGTGACGCGTTGGTGAAGTCCGCTGTCCGCCACGGCCTCGCGGGCTTCGTCGAGCACGCGCTCGCCCGCGCGGACTGGCGGCTGACCCCGGACGCGCAGGCGCTGCTTCGCCGCGAGGCGCTGGCGGGCGCGGCGCGGGGCATGCGGGTGCGGGCGCTGCTCGCGAAGAGCCTCGCGGCCCTGGCGGAGGTGGGCGTGACGCCGGTGCTGCTCAAGGGCTACGGGCTCGCGCGCAGGCTCTACCCGGAGCCCCTCCAGCGGGCCACGACGGACGTGGATCTGCTCGTCGCGCGCGCCCGGGTGCTCTGCTCCGTGCACGCGCTGGAGGGGCTGGGCCTGACGACGAGGGCCGGGGACATGGACCGGGACGACACGCACCACGTCGAGCTCTCCAGCCCCGACGGGCTGGTGGAGCTGCACTACCGCGCCCTCGCGGGCTACGGACAGGCGCTGGAGGGTGACGCGTTGGTGGCGCGGGCCCGGGACGCGGAGCTGGACGGCCAGCGCGTGCGCTACCTGTGCCCCGAGGACGAGGCCGTGTACCTGGCCTTGCACGCGAGCAATCACCTGCTGCAGCGGCTGGCATGGCTGTTCGACCTGAAGCTGCTGGCCAGGGCCCACCCCACGCTCGACTGGGACCGGGTGGTGACGCGCGCGAGGCAGAGCGGTCTGCCCCACCTGGTCTGGTACGCGTGGGACGCCGCGCACCGGCTCCTGGACGCGCCCGTGCCTCCCTGGGTGCTGAAGGCCCTGGCCCCGCCCCGGTGGCAGCGGGTGCTGGCGGTCCGGCTGTTCTCCGGGCCCCGGCTCGTGGAGGCGGAGCTCGCCCGGAGCAAGCCCGCGTGGGTCGCCGCGAAGCTCGCGCTGGCCCCCCGGGCAGGGCCCATGGTGCGGTACGCGCTGCGGCGGCTGCGGGGCTTCGGGGGCCCGCTCCGGAGCGCGCCGGAGGCAGGGGAACCCAGGCCCGTGCGCCCGCCAGGGCCACGAGCGGCCCGTCCCGGAGTGGGACGCGAGTGATGTCCAGGCCCCAGCTCCGCGTGCGCGCCGCAAGACGGTGATTGCGGCGGGCAGGCCCGGACCATTAAAGGTGCCGCACCATGGCGCCCAGCCTCCTCGATACCTTCCGGGTCCTGTCCTCCTTCGAGCCCCCGCGCGGAAAGCTCCGGGGCGCACCGTGGGAGGCCTATGTCGATTGGGCCATCTCGCAGGGGCTGGCACCGCTCGCGGCGTACAACCTGGAGTACCGGATGGGCGGGGGCGAGGCGCCGGAGTGGGCCCGCGACCGGATGATGTCCATCTACACCGGCTCCGTGAACGACAACGTCATGAAGCTGGTGCACTTCAAGCGCATCGTGGACCAGCTGGAGGGCCGCAAGCTGCTGCTCCTGGGCGGCGCCGCCTTCGCGGAGGCGCTCTATCCGCACGTGGGCTTCCGGCCCGTGCTGGACATCCAGGTGCTGGTGCGCCGCATGGACGTGGACGGCTTCGCCGGCTACCTGTCCAACCACGAGTTCGTCCCCGAAGCGGACACCACGAACAGCGGCGCCGCGCGCGTGGTGTCCGACGGCCGCACCCCCATCTACCTGTACGCGGACGTGCTGGGCGCGAGCCGACGTGAGCAGTTGGCCGGCATCTTCGACCGCGCGCGACCCATGAAGGTCTACGGGCAGTCCGTCTTCCGTCCGGAGCTGGAGGACGCGCTGCTGCTCACCGCGCTGGACCAGGCCCACCACGGCTACGACGTGCCGTGGCTGTCGTACGTGGACCTGCGGGAGCTCATCACCGGCGCCACGTGGATGGGCGGCGTG
Protein-coding sequences here:
- a CDS encoding ROK family protein, producing MADASAKNGHGATNGTPKDAARAWGGIDLGGTKIEAVVVDASGEVLGRARHLTPAEGGPDVIVKELYGTLGEAAKTAGIEPAKLAGVGVGAPGAVDANSGTLAHTANVAGGWEAPYPLASDLGDLVGGKVVLGNDVQVAVAAEYKLGAGRDYRSLLGVWWGTGVGGGLVLNGVPWRGQGAAGEIGHMVVKPNGARCGCGRRGCMEAYAGRASMERKARSAARKGEKTVLFDIMREKHRTRLSSGVWARALKEKDPLATRLIDRAIEMLGATLASVINLLDLEAIVIGGGLGSRLGPAYLGRIQDAMYPHLFITERRPAMHVSTLGDLSGAIGAALLAGPQM
- a CDS encoding glycosyltransferase family 4 protein, whose translation is MDPREEGWPSMDLVGEALAEGLTAFPAEVDVARVRPSIPRVLRGLPRVGSRKAAFNGDRLLTRFGLYPTRLLRERRGPDAFHVVDHTYAQLVHALPADRTGVFCHDLDAFRSVLEPHREPRSAWFRLMARTTLKGLERAAIVFHGTQQVREELLAHSVVPPERLVWAPYGVSPEYRPAPVPGDASDAVLAPLHGRPYLLHVGSAIRRKRLDVLFDVFAALRARHPDLMLVQQGGDLDTAQQARVARLGLEDALLRPPRQERATLAGLYRKARAVLVPSEAEGFGLPVIEALACGVPVVASDLPVLREVGADACTYCPVGDVAAWTDTVDALLTGRGPAPEPETRRARAARFTWSAHARTVLDAYLHRLDRPGRV
- a CDS encoding glycosyltransferase family protein, which codes for MSRPAAPTWHLLTGEYPPAPGGVSDHSRSIAQALVKAGETVRVWTPGTEAVTEEQGVTVHRWPGLFTPLGLPRLTRELDAYPGPRRLLLQYVPHAFGWKAMNVPFCAWFAARRQDERELFLHEAVYPWSAGAPWRHQVLAGVTRVMLRTLAHGVGRAYVSIPAWAEHLPEPLRTRARWCPIASPLPLEVSREAVRAVREALGGTPCVAHFGTYGAAIAKPLEAVLVPLLQRDERRQALLLGRGSQGWCGTIARRHPALARRLHARDGLSPEDVAAHLSAAEVLLQPYPDGVSARRSSAMGGLGLGLPIVTHTGHLTEPLWRELRPVALADDASPGALLELVEHLLGHGEERRALGERAGRVYREHFALEHTVAHLLRQAPPVFRDSP
- a CDS encoding nucleotidyltransferase family protein, whose protein sequence is MAPSLLDTFRVLSSFEPPRGKLRGAPWEAYVDWAISQGLAPLAAYNLEYRMGGGEAPEWARDRMMSIYTGSVNDNVMKLVHFKRIVDQLEGRKLLLLGGAAFAEALYPHVGFRPVLDIQVLVRRMDVDGFAGYLSNHEFVPEADTTNSGAARVVSDGRTPIYLYADVLGASRREQLAGIFDRARPMKVYGQSVFRPELEDALLLTALDQAHHGYDVPWLSYVDLRELITGATWMGGVYSRPLDVPALLTRAEAFGLERALYTSLAIVARLFPEAEGAATAAFPPLRRATRELLDRGVVGPVSTPGRSSALRGVDRLRRLLTGR
- a CDS encoding nucleotidyltransferase family protein: MTTSVALLSLLQAWPAAPAAPAPTEAGACDALVKSAVRHGLAGFVEHALARADWRLTPDAQALLRREALAGAARGMRVRALLAKSLAALAEVGVTPVLLKGYGLARRLYPEPLQRATTDVDLLVARARVLCSVHALEGLGLTTRAGDMDRDDTHHVELSSPDGLVELHYRALAGYGQALEGDALVARARDAELDGQRVRYLCPEDEAVYLALHASNHLLQRLAWLFDLKLLARAHPTLDWDRVVTRARQSGLPHLVWYAWDAAHRLLDAPVPPWVLKALAPPRWQRVLAVRLFSGPRLVEAELARSKPAWVAAKLALAPRAGPMVRYALRRLRGFGGPLRSAPEAGEPRPVRPPGPRAARPGVGRE
- a CDS encoding MraY family glycosyltransferase, with translation MITFFVAFLVSLVVALALTWGVRERALAWGWLDQANSSRKVHVRPIPRLGGIGIVGGFFAPLCALFLVDSGVGDQFVSQTALIVGLFVGGGIIAALGLYDDLKGAGAKLKFSVQFAVALGLYALGFRIEVLANPFGAELTLGLLSLPLTLLWVVGVINALNLIDGLDGLAGGVAFFGVGTHFLLALMRGDVLLCLLMAALAGAILGFLVFNFNPASIFMGDTGSMFLGFVLAAVSIKTSSKSGTAVALLVPVMALGLPIMDTLLAMVRRSLLGRPMFSADKEHIHHRLMSRLLLSHRTTVLVLYALCTLFMLTALGLHFANSTQSALLLCGMGVVIVVLMRKLGYLDMRHVGAVQQTRQHNHELRTLVRSVTAAVRAAGSFQEVWNAVRPLSGGMSTSQVELRLRRPHEEPGGGVIFESKDPAAGSAAALEVRIDVKDGEALLGVLRLVWRDGRSTIDRDEELALEVLADVVAERAGQLVALEAAEPGRIIALRR
- a CDS encoding oligosaccharide flippase family protein → MSSRPTSTPDAPELGTSDVKVRAQRSIIALGLRTLGSLGLRVVSSLALSHLLFPGDYGAFAIVAFTAAMGAFLGDLGLSASLVRQQHEPTQDEISTAFWSHQAFTVLIVGVLLLLAPWLSRSYDLGPSGASMVSVMALGLFFHSLRVIPIMVLERQLHFPKLARIELIEGIAQTAATILLAWLHCGAWSLIGGGLVRGGLGMLMLWAAAGWRPRGAFRWDIVKRLLAFGIWFQLTGIIPAALQGWIPLVVGRMEGKDAVGLVNWASALASVPLALSSVLTRVAYPAYSRMQQDPVALAEYLRTSIRRVSAVLCLAIPFGVIALPPFIPVVFGARWSLASTLVQWFTIEASMQAVQGLLHSQQHASGHARERMYVATAASLARFALGALAVMRWGIVGVGVSATVITLTELWVTARLVARRNPSLSRLEFEVMEPFLTVGALLALALGLSRLAMGEDGLLVQALVAAGVLTALVLAREATRRGLSLLGELRGLVQQVRARRAPP
- a CDS encoding glycosyltransferase family 4 protein, whose amino-acid sequence is MRVLLAIHHPLSQDLGAPGVTLALGRALQARGCTVDYYSYGEAFPGERHHSALHNLRFPWILSAHLARAARNYDVLDVTTGDAWPWARAGRPGAAARHALVTRSHGLEHTVSEQLRADAREGKARLSWKYPLYHGGFRLWEVAQTLRLADRSVLLNEADAAYARERLRVPAPKLSLIPHGLAEAFHGLPAPAPPPDGPLRLATVGTFIQRKGREDVIAAASRLHAWGLDFTLTLYGTGTPEAEVRAAFPAPLQPRLRVVPHYAHATLPGLLAREEVLLFPSHAEGYGMALVEAMASGLVPVSTPVGVAPSVVHPGRTGFLVPIGDVDALVHAVRTLARDTALRQALRRAAQAQVQGLTWPDIATRTLSLYEEVLRVGSLGSR